The Streptomyces sp. NBC_01244 genome contains a region encoding:
- a CDS encoding pyridoxal-phosphate dependent enzyme, whose protein sequence is MDQHIAESIGRPDLIRLDDRLVCLRFETMKVVSALAAVRHLLDTGVVRRGDTLLDSSSGIYAYALALTCHRYGLRCHIVGSATVDHTLRTQLAVLGATLEQMEPCSDLKLDQKRRVERIHEILAARPEYHWMRQYHDDVHYLGYRAIADRIREATGTADGLTVVGGVGSGASTGALARYLRESAADPSDVELVGVQPYGSVTFGSEHVTDPEMIIAGIGSSIPFGNVSHELYDTLHWVSFDAALAGSVDLLRRHAVFAGLSTGAGYLAARHERERSPHRTVLFIAPDTGHRYVDTVYARHREAAPIADLAPREVTDRSELTLPWSRMRWNRAAA, encoded by the coding sequence ATGGACCAGCACATCGCGGAGTCGATCGGCCGGCCGGACCTGATACGCCTCGACGACCGGCTCGTCTGCCTGCGCTTTGAAACGATGAAGGTGGTCTCCGCCCTAGCTGCGGTGCGCCACCTGCTCGACACCGGAGTCGTGCGCCGCGGGGACACCCTGTTGGACAGCTCCAGCGGCATCTACGCGTACGCCCTGGCCCTGACCTGTCACCGGTACGGCCTGCGCTGCCACATCGTCGGCTCGGCCACCGTGGACCACACGCTGCGGACCCAACTGGCCGTCCTCGGGGCGACGCTGGAGCAGATGGAGCCGTGCAGCGACCTGAAACTCGACCAGAAGCGGCGCGTCGAGCGGATCCACGAGATCCTCGCCGCACGCCCCGAGTACCACTGGATGCGCCAGTACCACGACGACGTCCACTACCTCGGCTACCGCGCGATCGCCGACCGGATCCGCGAGGCCACCGGCACGGCGGACGGGCTCACCGTCGTCGGCGGGGTCGGATCGGGCGCCTCCACCGGCGCCCTCGCGCGCTACCTCCGCGAGAGCGCCGCCGACCCTTCGGACGTCGAACTCGTCGGCGTCCAGCCGTACGGCAGCGTCACCTTCGGCTCCGAACACGTCACCGACCCCGAGATGATCATCGCCGGGATCGGCAGCTCCATCCCCTTCGGGAACGTCTCGCACGAGCTGTACGACACCCTGCACTGGGTCTCCTTCGACGCGGCCCTCGCCGGCAGCGTCGACCTGCTGCGCCGGCACGCGGTCTTCGCCGGGCTGTCGACCGGTGCCGGCTACCTCGCGGCGCGCCACGAGCGCGAGCGCTCACCCCACCGCACGGTCCTCTTCATCGCCCCGGACACCGGCCACCGCTACGTCGACACCGTCTACGCAAGGCACCGCGAGGCCGCCCCGATCGCGGACCTCGCCCCGCGCGAGGTGACGGACCGGAGCGAGCTGACCCTGCCGTGGTCCCGGATGCGCTGGAACCGCGCCGCTGCGTGA